Genomic window (Amaranthus tricolor cultivar Red isolate AtriRed21 chromosome 7, ASM2621246v1, whole genome shotgun sequence):
AAAAAGAATAATTCTTCGTGTCTATTATAAGactaaaatatcataatgaAGGTGTCGTAATGTGACTGAAAGATCAAAATTTAGGTGTATGTAactgaattatcatcatttatatGTCGTTATATGATGAAAAGTTCATAATTTAGGTGTTATATGACTAAAAGATTATAATTTAGGTATCGTTATATGATGATCATATTTTAGGTGTTCGTGACTGAATTACCATCAGTTAGGTGTCGTTGTATACTGAAAATTCATAATTTAGGTGTCATTATACGACTGAAAGATTATAATTTAGGTTTTATTAAATGACTAAAAGATCATAATTTAGGTGTCAATATGCATCTAAAAGATCATACTTTTGATGAATTTGAGTGAATTATCACAATTTAGGTGTTTTTGATAACTAAAAGTTCATAATTTAAGTGTAGTTCATTAAAGTTTATAATTTAGGTATTATATATCATATCATGAAAACgggttgatatttttttgtctAACGAGTTGATATTTAATTTTGTGTGATTTCAGTTAGATGATTGGGTGTTATGTAGAATCTACAAGAAAAAATCCAGTGTGGCAAAGCCTACAATAAGTAAAGAGCACAGCACAGGTGGATCATCATCAACTACATCATCACATCTTGATGTTTTAGAATATTTACCAGAAATTGATGATCGTTCATTTGCTCTTCCACGTATGAACTCTTTAAAGAATAATGTGggccaacaacaacaacaaaatgaCAAATTTAACCTTCTACAATTCGGGTCGGGTAGTTTTGATTGGGCCGTGTTAGCTGGGTTAACATCCGCACCCGAATATGCTTTTGCGGGTTCAGCCCAGCCTCAAATGAACAACAATGGAAATGACTTTATGTTACCGAATATGGTAGATACCAAATTATGCAAATCGGGTTTGGTAGAAGAGGAGGTTCAAAGTGGAATTACAACACAAAGAGCCAATTTGGGATACTTGAATCAAAGCACAAATGTTTTTATTCAAAATTGTGATAACTCGACCGACCCGTTTGGAATGGGTTATACGAGTCATTTATCTGGGTACGGGTTTGAATTGAGACAgtaaaaaaatgatgaaaagtCAATTTTGGTTGGATAGTGAAAATTGGGGTTAAAGTTCGAGAAAAATTTTAGATAGTAAAATCCTGTCATTCTTTAGAATAATTGTGAACGAtgatgttattttattattttaattaaaaatgtaaACTTCTAGTTATAAAGATAGCACATGTCCATTTGCATATTATTTCGATCTCATTCAAAAATTAAGATGACATGTTTAGTACCTAATCTAAGTTATATTATACGTCAAATATTTAAGTCTTAAGACTCAATGTCATGCGTTGTGATGAAATTGGATATGTTGGGTATTTTAATAAAAGTTCATTGGTTGTTAgatgatttattttgtttatgaatactttttattgattttttaactaattaaaaagttaaaagtcaattttttttttttttaaaaaaagtacttCGTGTTACCAAAAATTGAACCGTGAGACCTGTAAGGGCATTCCAAGAGTTTGCACGCATTCTTTGCTGTTCGAATTGGGTAATTGGTGTTATGTATACATCGTTAAAAAGCTTCACATAtggaaataataattttatttaaaagtttagaatttgctcaaatttattgttttgcaaattaaaaaattttaaattttaatttgaatcaaattccattattgtttttaaagtagttaaagttgagaatttaaaaataactatttaagccttatcattttcaaattcttcacttgtgattttataattaaaatccataatttaaaatgaaatacttattccTAAATACTACATAAGAAAAAACGttgtttgttttcttttcttagtagtctttatattttatttcgGTTGTGTGAAATGATATAATATTACTTCTTTTCATTGGCTAATGTTTATACTTGTCAAATAACTAAGATACAAAATTCACCAAAAGTAAATACCGCAACATACTTTGTTTTCAGTTGaatatattaaatgatatttaatttaaatgtcactacaacaaatttttaatagtatatatagagaatttagtgatatttattagatcctttagcagcataataaaaaatcacactaaagtTTTTTGCGATATTGgctctagtgacatttctcataaatatcactatagactatagtaacaattacatatgtcactaaagaccaaataaagcgtcgctaaatcactttatggtggaatacaaaataaaaccaataattattacactaaaaatataaatcagtgatatttttttaatactactAAATTCAATATcgcgaaaagttaaatttattgattatttcactCAGCGGCGTTCTCACATAAGTCAtaagtatattttttaataggATCTCAAATGttaacttaaaaaatgaatACACATTAAGAAACAAAACTAAGACAAACTACGACGGTTAAATTGTTTGCTAATATTCACGATGTAGAACAGTAGAAGTATATGTTTTAATGTTTTTAGTCAAAATGAAGGCTTGAAAAGCATGTAGTAGTAGTTGTTTAGATTCACACATGCCAAGTTAGTCCACAATCCACCATCATATTGTGGCGGCTTGAAAATAATCAATTCAACAATCAATAAAGCACACGAATTCGCACTTCTTTAGCTTCCACGTGTCTTTCCAATTACTTTTCTTTTGCGTCACGTTGTGTTAATaccaaaattttaacttttgccCACAATAATTATTGTCTTATATACTACATTAATGGTATGAGAATTTGATAATCCATTCATATTTGTCTACAAATAGCAAAACTAGGATCAAACCTTGTAAGTCATGACTCAAAGTATTAATTATAAatcaacttaatttaatattgataaaaagttaaaaaatatcTCATGTAGAGATATAAATTTGTAATTACAACTTTTATAATAAGTCTTCTAATAAATAGTTcgattaaaaaatttacataaatacgAGTGTATGTagaatttttttgttgtagGAATCTATCTTATGTAAAGAGTCGATAAAAAATAGAGTATGTTCTAATTCTAACGTAGTTATTAATGGGCATTGAAGTCTTAAGAGATTTGGGAATCAAATAGTCCTTTGCGTACGCTCATGTAATACAAAAATTAATCTGAATAATTacttaaaagtatttttaatatcATGTCAATCACTTTtgctaaaaaaatatcatatcaatcactaattatttttattatactaACTTCAAACAACCAACCAATGAACAATTTTAATATAGACAATTTCaatcaaaagtcaaaaacttGAAGGTACAAATATTGGTACAATCCAACCACCATTCATCTACTCAACTCATATACAATCCATCAACCAATCTTTTAACATAACCAAACAAAACAATCCTAGTTAATTTCTCTATATATCTAAAGTCTAAAGTCAAAAATCTCTTTTCCTATTTTTCTTATAACCTCAATCTCTTATTTTCATCCACACCTAAAGCacaaaaatactatttttttttttaacatgtgTGTAATGCTTTTAGCTCGGTATCCTTACTATTTTGGGATATAAAATTTGATGTTCATAGTTTAAATCTTTATACAAgttactaattttatattttgacatAGCTCTttttaaactaataatttaatatttttgtcttctaattattatgattttcttaattaaaatacaaaactctaaattttaacacaattttatattattatttttctaataaatcaactattttaacctattaaatttaaacttttagcTTCACACCAAAGTTTAAGTCAACAACTCGTCTTATAttagaccgtctcaccatgagacgggtttatataatagtttatttcttcaattgattactttaagatcataactaatcgttttaaggttatgagTAATcattctaagactataaaaaataattatattaaaattataagcgaTTACTTTAACGCTATAAGTGGTCATTTTACGATAAAAAGTCTatgtttaatatcttaaatgtctagttatattcttaatatctacttataatatcttaaaaaatattcaatggaCCAGTCTAATTAAAGATGGTTTCTAAATGAGACCGtctttaatttgtttaattatttggtCGTCTTATATCCTAGATTAATGGGCCAATGGCATGATAATCGATTTCTTATTTATGGATTATCACACGCAACTTCAGATTGGGCCTATCTACTTCTAATTatgtgttaaaaaaattttacataaataatttatGTGAGTAGGTTTTACTATTTGACAATAtgttttaatgtattaaataacttaattaatacaaattacagAAATATAAGGACCTATTCCAAAAAAAGAATATGAAATTTTTTGAGTTCTTCTCAATGAGACATGATCTATCtcttaaaaaacaatttaaaattttaatattaaactaCGTAACATATAACgaaattatttttagatttcAATCTATTGAGAACATTGTTCTCATAATTTGCTTTGGAAATGAATAGTTGAGTAAATTGATTTGTATGGTGTTTTGCAGGGCCGCATTTAAGGGTAATTTTAAAGTACAACTGTCTAGGACACAGCTTAAAAAGGAGTACAAATTAAGTTaatctttattattaaaaatcatatttgcATAAATAATGTCTAATATGGATCGAATTTACAACATTGAGTTTTTTAAATAAGCGCATAATCACTGAACTACATAGAAAACCAAAccgaaattttaattatataaggactatttttctatttttcaccTAAGGCCCacaaattgttagaaataacaGTGATGTtttgtatgataaatttaagTAATTTGGATTAAAGTAaatactataaatagaagggaagTTATTGataaaggagaaaaaaataatattttaagtcTAAAAGGCTAAAAGACAGTCCATCTACTCGTCCTATTTAAACTcttaaatttcataaattatatcaaaaatcTAATGTGCCCCAACGCATGAAAGTTTTGCTCgtgtataaaattaatatcaactattgattcgtttaaaataattttaaatattgctatgagaataattttttttattaaaaaaaattatgaaaagattACTCTAATGATCTATTTGATTGTTAGTACTAAATAAagataatgagaatgatttattatgtaaatttttatgataaaatatatataattgttagtAAAAATTAAGAGTATTTTAAAAGGATAAATAAAGATTCGGATATTAATGAAAAGATTATTGTAATAGTATGGATATATTGTGAGTTAATTAATGTTAGAATTATTTTAATGGAATGAGTCATTGATAACATGTTGGGGAACACTTTAAGTGATCTAGAATATCCGAAAGATAtggtaaattaaataaataaataaataaataaataaataaataaataaatctagTCTTACTTCCTAATCCCCATTTtgtatttaaaatgaaattaaagttGGTATATTAGGTAATGCTGATTAGGTTAAGGTTCAAAGTAAAgcattgcattattataataattttagatGATTAGATCGTTAATTAAATaggataataatatttaataagtgGCTCCCTTTGGTTGGACAAATCTTTTATTTGTATCCCATTATCTTGTAGGAGTGATTAGTACTATTTTGCTGCTCTTATGACTTAATACGTGTTGATTGTAGTGAAATTTGATGTGTTTTATTTTCGACTATGATATCGAAttctatattttcctttttttttttgataaaaattttatattttctttttgaaataaTTTGTCAAGATCGATACAATACTAAAAACTTAGATAAACGATGCAAACAACaaagaa
Coding sequences:
- the LOC130818116 gene encoding NAC domain-containing protein JA2L-like, with the protein product MGVQEKDPLAQLSLPPGFRFFPTDEELLVQYLCRKVAGHHFSLPIIADIDLYKFDPWVLPSKAMFGEKEWYFFSPRDRKYPNGSRPNRVAGSGYWKATGTDKVITTQGRKVGIKKALVFYIGKAPKGTKTSWIMHEYRLTQPTRKSGSSKLDDWVLCRIYKKKSSVAKPTISKEHSTGGSSSTTSSHLDVLEYLPEIDDRSFALPRMNSLKNNVGQQQQQNDKFNLLQFGSGSFDWAVLAGLTSAPEYAFAGSAQPQMNNNGNDFMLPNMVDTKLCKSGLVEEEVQSGITTQRANLGYLNQSTNVFIQNCDNSTDPFGMGYTSHLSGYGFELRQ